One Trueperaceae bacterium genomic window, CCGAGGCGCTACCTCGGTCGAGGAAGATGAAAAAGAGGGTATCCTTGTCTCGACTGAGGAACTTCTTTCTGCGATGCTTGAAGCAAATAACCTAGATGATTATGAGGTGATTGCAGCTATATTTTTCACGAGTACTCCGGACCTAGTTTCCGCCTTTCCGGCTGAAGCAGCCCGTCATCTGGGATTGAGCTTAGTCCCACTTCTTTGTTTTCAAGAGATTCCAGTGATTGGTTCGATACCGCGTGTGATTAGAATAATGATCCAGGTGAACACAACGAAGAGGCAGGATGAAATAAAGCACATATATCTGGGTGATGCTAGTGCCTTGAGGCCAGATCTTGTTTAGGAACTAAATAGGACCTAAGACGGATTGGCGTCTTAACTTTAGACGCTTTTGCAACTAAAGAATGGGGATGCTTAGTTGGA contains:
- the aroH gene encoding chorismate mutase; its protein translation is MESYWLRGIRGATSVEEDEKEGILVSTEELLSAMLEANNLDDYEVIAAIFFTSTPDLVSAFPAEAARHLGLSLVPLLCFQEIPVIGSIPRVIRIMIQVNTTKRQDEIKHIYLGDASALRPDLV